AACCAACGGAAAAAGATCACTGCCAAAATGGAACCGTACATGATTTCCTGCATCAATTTCATCACAACACCACCCATCTGCTGGTCGTCCAACGGCGAAAGTAGCAGGAACATCCGCGGCCCTCCAAATTGGGCGAGTATCGCGGCGGCATTTCCGGAAACGCAATATCCCATCGCCTTAGCCCACGTATTCGGGTCGGAAAAGGACGCGTACAGCGGATGATCAGCAAAAATGATCAGCGCGCAAGCCGGTGTCAGCAGCACACCCGCCAAAAACAGATACGCCATTTTGCGCAGATCGGACAACTGCTCCAATTCCGGCAGCGGCGCGACCAACGGCCACCACATCATGCACGAGGTAAATAGCAACACATCATAATAGATCTCATGAACCGTATAATGCGTCATGACGAAATCCATAATGTTCGGCATGTGATAAAACGAAAAGAGCGCGTTAAAAGCCACGACGCCCAATAGCGGCCGAGTCAGAAAGCGAACAGCCTTGCCAACGAAGCGAATGTGGAAAATGGGACGGATAAGCCATCCGGGAATTCCCAGCAGCATGAGCGGAGGCGCTATTAAATAGGACAACGCCATCTCGATCATATGAAAACTGAACGTCAGGTGCCCCAATAAGCTAACCGGACCGCCTTGCGCAATATAATACGTGGCAAGCCCGCTTAAAAACAGCATTTTTTTGCCATTCCTCACCGGCTCGGATTGCGCAAAGAGGCGGCGCCATGCGCCGGTCGCCAACAGGTAAAATATGGCGATGACAATCGTCCAAACCATAAACACAGGACTCCAAATTTCCGCAAACGTAAAATATTGCAGACCCAGCATATTCACCGGACTCCTTTCCCAGTTGACCCATTTGGAACTGAAACGGAACTGAAACGGGGGACAATGTAATAATTGCCCCCCGTCTGCAAATCATCATCAATTATGCTTGCCCGGTTTACCACCAAACCCAGTATACCCCCGCCAGTATCACAGTGAACGCGATAAATGCCCCGCCCACGATAAATATGCGTTGGTGCAAATTCCCCCTGTCTTTCAGGTGCATCCAGAATATCGCCTGAATCCCCGCCTGGAAAACAGCCAGTATGATCAGGAAGCCCCAGACAAAGAAGGAATCCAGATAATCCGCATAAATGACCGTGAGAAACGCAAGGGCGGTTAAAATAATGGAGATTAGAAACGCGAGCAAGTGGTTCCTGGGACCTTCATGCACCGGGCGCCCCTTGATTTCTTGCGACTTCGCTTGTTCGGCACTCATTTTTTAACCCACCTTTCCCATCAGGTAAACGACGGTGAAAATAAATACCCACACCAAATCGACGAAGTGCCAATACAATGCCGCCAAATAAATTTTGGGCGCGGTTACGACGGTTAGCCCTTTCTTCGCGAGCTGTCCGATCAAAAGCGCGATCCAAACGACACCAAACAGGACATGGCCGCCGTGGAAACCTACCAGCGTATAGAACGCGGAAGCGAATGCGCTCGAATTGAACAGGTGTCCCTCTGCCGCATAGTTATTGAACTCGTATATTTCCAAGCCAAGAAACGCCAGCCCGAGAAGCACGGTTATGGCAAACCACAGTTTAATGTTTTTCACATCGTGGCGATGCATCGCTTGCACCGCCAATACGCTGGTCATGCTGGAAGTGAGCAAGAGGAATGTCGCGATGGCCACCATTGTCAGATCAAACAGTTCGGCGCCGGTCGGCCCCGATGCATTTTGGTTGCGCAGCGCGATATACGTTGCAAACAACGATCCGAACAAGACCGACTCTCCGCCAAGGAAAAACCAAAAACCTAAAATTTTATTGCGGCCTTCCAATGTCGCCTTTTCCGGCTCTTCCGGCAATTGAACGTTTTTCAATACAGTTTCCGCTTGCGCGCTCATGCTTTGGCCCCTTTCTCCTGAAGTCCTTCCGGTTCAACGTGGAAACCGCGGTCATCGAACAAGGAACGGATAAACATGCAGGCAAAGAACAACGCAAGGCCGATGCCCGCTACGATATAGTTGTTGAACAACGCCTGGGCCAATCCGTTGTCAAAATGCTGTCCCGCATACATAAAGCCGAAACCGGCAATAAACAGCCCAACCGACATCAAAAACGGCAATATTGTAGGCGAAGGCAGATGAATCGGGCCCAACGGTTCAGACGGAACCATTTCCTTATTGCCTTCCGTTTTTTCCACCCAGAGTGCGTCAAGCCCGCGCACAAGCGGAATTTGCGCGTAATTGAACTCCGGAGGCGGAGACGGAATGGTCCATTCCAACGTGCGCCCATCCCACGGATCGGCAGGAGCGCCAACCGGCTTGCGCGCCGTAACGGCAATATTCACCAGGAAAACGATCGTACCGGCGGCCATCAAAAACGCGCCTATCGTGCTGATGAAGTTCAGCTCGTCCCACCCTTGCCCTTTCAAATACGTAAACACACGGCGGGGCATCCCCATCAGGCCGAGGAAGTGCTGCACGAAGAACGTCATATGAAAACCGGTAAAGAACAGCCAGAATGTCCATTTGCCCATCGTTTCGCTCAGCATGCGACCGAACAATTTCGGCCACCAATAGAACAGCCCGGCGAACACCGCAAAAATCAGGCCGCCCACAATCACATAGTGAAAATGCGCAACAACGAAATACGTATCATGGTATTGGAAGTCGGCCGGCGGAGAAGCGAGCATCACACCGGTGACACCGCCTATTACGAAAGTCGGTATAAAGGCGACGGCAAACAAATTGGCGGTTGTAAACCGAATGTGTCCGCCCCACATGGTGAAAATCCAATTGAAAATTTTAATTCCCGTAGGCACCGCTATCAACATCGTGGCAACCCCGAACAGGGAGTTGGCGACCGGCCCGAGCCCGGTCGTAAACATATGGTGCGCCCACACCATGAAACTCAAGAAACCGATCAAGACCGTGGCAAACACCATCGAGCTGTACCCGTACAGGCGCTTGCTGGAAAAAGTCGTGATGACTTCGGACAAGATGCCGAATGCCGGAATAATCAGAATGTAAACTTCGGGGTGTCCGAAAATCCAGAATAAATGCTGATAAATGACCGGGTTGCCGCCATTTGCCACGTCGAAGAAATTGGCGTCAAACAGCCGGTCGAACATCAACAGGACCAGGCCAACCGTAATGGCCGGAAAGCAGAACAAAATGATAATCGACGTTACGAATGAAGTCCATACAAACATCGGCATGCGCATGAAGCTCATGCCCGGCGCGCGCATATTGACGATCGTCGCCAACATATTGATGCCGCCGATAAACGTTCCAAGTCCGGCAATTTGCAAACCAACCACGTAAAAGTTCACGCCGTTACTGCCAAAATCAGGGCCGGACAAAGGAGCGTACGCCGTCCACCCGGCATCCGGCGCGCCGCCCAAAAACCAGCTTAAATTCAAGAGCAGTCCGCCAAAAAAGAACATCCAGAATCCCAGCGCGTTCACAAACGGAAACGCAACGTCGCGCGCGCCGATTTGCAGCGGCACAGCGATATTCATCAGCGCGAAAATGAGCGGCATTGCCGCCAAAAAGATCATGGTCGTTCCGTGCATCGTAATCAGCTCGTTAAAGGTATGAGCCGGCACAAAGTCGAACTCCGGTTTCATGAGCTGAATCCGAATCAGAAGTGCTTCCAAACCGCCGATCAGAAAAAACATTCCACCGGCAACAAGGTACAGAACGGCGATTTTCTTGTGATCCACCGTAGTGAGCCATTCCATCAACCCGCGATACTTCTTAACCGGATGTGACAATGTGTTAACCTCCTAATCTAACCTATTTCAATTCCAATAAGTACTTCGCAACCTGTTTTGCCTCATCGTCCGTCAATCCCAGGTTTGGCATCAGCGTTCCGGGTTTAACTTCCTGGGGATTTTTTACCCACTTCTCAATCCATTCTGCCGTATGCGGCCGGAAACCGGCAACGACCTGGCGATCTCCGAAGCCCGCCAAATTCGGACCGGTACCGATTTGATCGGGTGTAATCGCATGACATGCGATGCATTGTTTCTTTTTAAAGATTTCTTCGCCTTGCTTTGCGTCAGCGGAAATGCTCGCCGGCGTTTTCAATTGTTCAATCCAAGCATCGAAGTCCGCCTTGCTCTTCGCAACTACTTTGAAGTCCATTAGAGCGTGGGATGAGCCGCACAGCTCGGCACATTTGCCTTTGTATACGCCTTCGTGATCCGCCGAAAAATACATCTTGTTCACAAGTCCGGGATTCGCGTCCATTTTCCCGGCCAATTCCGGAATCCAGAAAGAGTGGGTTACATCGGCCGAGGTGATCTCCAGCGAAACCCGTTTGCCCGCGGGAATGACCAAATCCTGAGCCGTTCTGATGCCCAAATCGGGATATTCAAACTCCCACCAGAACTGGTGCGCAGTAACCTTCACATGCATCGTGTCTTTGTCTTTTGTATAATCCTTGGCATAAACAAACGTGTCCATGACGGACGGTACCGCCAGAACAATTAAGAGAATAAACGGAATAATCGTCCACGTGAGCTCCAGCTTATAACTTCCTTCGACCTGCTCAGGATAACCGGTCT
This sequence is a window from Bacilli bacterium. Protein-coding genes within it:
- the ctaD gene encoding cytochrome c oxidase subunit I, with product MEWLTTVDHKKIAVLYLVAGGMFFLIGGLEALLIRIQLMKPEFDFVPAHTFNELITMHGTTMIFLAAMPLIFALMNIAVPLQIGARDVAFPFVNALGFWMFFFGGLLLNLSWFLGGAPDAGWTAYAPLSGPDFGSNGVNFYVVGLQIAGLGTFIGGINMLATIVNMRAPGMSFMRMPMFVWTSFVTSIIILFCFPAITVGLVLLMFDRLFDANFFDVANGGNPVIYQHLFWIFGHPEVYILIIPAFGILSEVITTFSSKRLYGYSSMVFATVLIGFLSFMVWAHHMFTTGLGPVANSLFGVATMLIAVPTGIKIFNWIFTMWGGHIRFTTANLFAVAFIPTFVIGGVTGVMLASPPADFQYHDTYFVVAHFHYVIVGGLIFAVFAGLFYWWPKLFGRMLSETMGKWTFWLFFTGFHMTFFVQHFLGLMGMPRRVFTYLKGQGWDELNFISTIGAFLMAAGTIVFLVNIAVTARKPVGAPADPWDGRTLEWTIPSPPPEFNYAQIPLVRGLDALWVEKTEGNKEMVPSEPLGPIHLPSPTILPFLMSVGLFIAGFGFMYAGQHFDNGLAQALFNNYIVAGIGLALFFACMFIRSLFDDRGFHVEPEGLQEKGAKA
- a CDS encoding cytochrome (ubi)quinol oxidase subunit III; translation: MSAQAETVLKNVQLPEEPEKATLEGRNKILGFWFFLGGESVLFGSLFATYIALRNQNASGPTGAELFDLTMVAIATFLLLTSSMTSVLAVQAMHRHDVKNIKLWFAITVLLGLAFLGLEIYEFNNYAAEGHLFNSSAFASAFYTLVGFHGGHVLFGVVWIALLIGQLAKKGLTVVTAPKIYLAALYWHFVDLVWVFIFTVVYLMGKVG
- a CDS encoding cytochrome C oxidase subunit IV family protein, translated to MSAEQAKSQEIKGRPVHEGPRNHLLAFLISIILTALAFLTVIYADYLDSFFVWGFLIILAVFQAGIQAIFWMHLKDRGNLHQRIFIVGGAFIAFTVILAGVYWVWW
- the ctaG gene encoding cytochrome c oxidase assembly factor CtaG, giving the protein MLGLQYFTFAEIWSPVFMVWTIVIAIFYLLATGAWRRLFAQSEPVRNGKKMLFLSGLATYYIAQGGPVSLLGHLTFSFHMIEMALSYLIAPPLMLLGIPGWLIRPIFHIRFVGKAVRFLTRPLLGVVAFNALFSFYHMPNIMDFVMTHYTVHEIYYDVLLFTSCMMWWPLVAPLPELEQLSDLRKMAYLFLAGVLLTPACALIIFADHPLYASFSDPNTWAKAMGYCVSGNAAAILAQFGGPRMFLLLSPLDDQQMGGVVMKLMQEIMYGSILAVIFFRWFRKENSGSKIDKMPGNDEPESLSAEYALTKPGMQKS
- the coxB gene encoding cytochrome c oxidase subunit II, whose translation is MLARNRGWRFLPLAALFSLLLAGCDGVLNPQGPNARDQYDLIVLSFVIMVIVMVVVYSLFFFVIIRYRKRKGQTGYPEQVEGSYKLELTWTIIPFILLIVLAVPSVMDTFVYAKDYTKDKDTMHVKVTAHQFWWEFEYPDLGIRTAQDLVIPAGKRVSLEITSADVTHSFWIPELAGKMDANPGLVNKMYFSADHEGVYKGKCAELCGSSHALMDFKVVAKSKADFDAWIEQLKTPASISADAKQGEEIFKKKQCIACHAITPDQIGTGPNLAGFGDRQVVAGFRPHTAEWIEKWVKNPQEVKPGTLMPNLGLTDDEAKQVAKYLLELK